A single genomic interval of Campylobacterota bacterium harbors:
- the rpsL gene encoding 30S ribosomal protein S12 yields MPTINQLIRKERQKVVYKSKSPALVSCPQRRGVCTRVYTTTPKKPNSALRKVAKVRLTSGFEVISYIGGEGHNLQEHSIVLVRGGRVKDLPGVKYHIVRGALDTAGVKDRKVSRSKYGTKKPKAK; encoded by the coding sequence GTGCCAACAATCAACCAACTTATTCGTAAAGAGCGTCAGAAGGTGGTTTACAAATCCAAATCACCTGCTTTGGTGTCATGCCCGCAGCGCCGCGGAGTATGTACTCGTGTTTACACCACAACCCCGAAAAAACCGAACTCGGCTCTTCGTAAAGTCGCTAAAGTTCGTTTGACTTCAGGGTTCGAGGTCATCAGTTATATCGGTGGGGAAGGCCACAACCTGCAGGAGCACTCGATCGTTCTCGTTCGCGGCGGCCGGGTAAAAGACCTTCCGGGGGTTAAATACCACATCGTTCGTGGTGCACTCGATACTGCGGGTGTTAAAGATCGTAAAGTTTCTCGTTCTAAATACGGAACGAAAAAACCTAAGGCTAAGTAA
- the rpsG gene encoding 30S ribosomal protein S7, with protein MRRRKAPVREIMPDPIHGSKVLTKFINKLMWDGKKSVAEKIMYGALDIISSRGEKSGIDVFNAAIDNIKPVIEVKSRRVGGATYQVPVEVRPVRQLSLAIRWLTDAARKRNERTMAERLANELMDAASDKGTAFKKKEDTYKMAEANKAFAHYRW; from the coding sequence ATGAGAAGAAGAAAAGCGCCCGTTCGCGAAATTATGCCCGACCCGATCCACGGTTCAAAAGTATTGACAAAGTTCATCAACAAACTCATGTGGGACGGTAAAAAAAGCGTCGCCGAGAAAATCATGTACGGTGCTTTGGATATCATCAGTTCACGTGGTGAAAAAAGCGGTATCGACGTATTCAACGCCGCAATCGATAACATCAAACCCGTTATCGAAGTAAAAAGCCGCCGTGTGGGTGGAGCGACCTACCAAGTTCCAGTAGAAGTACGCCCTGTCCGCCAGCTTTCTTTGGCGATCCGTTGGTTGACGGATGCAGCGCGCAAACGCAACGAGCGTACAATGGCCGAGCGTTTGGCTAATGAATTGATGGATGCTGCCAGCGATAAAGGTACAGCGTTCAAGAAAAAAGAAGATACGTACAAAATGGCAGAAGCGAACAAAGCGTTCGCTCACTACCGCTGGTAA
- the fusA gene encoding elongation factor G, which produces MARSHKLEDVRNIGIAAHIDAGKTTTTERILFYTGISHKIGEVHEGAATMDWMEQEQERGITITSAATTCEWRKKQINIIDTPGHVDFTIEVERSMRVLDGAVAVFCAVGGVQPQSETVWRQANRYGVPRIVYVNKMDRIGADFYNVESQITERLKARPVPIQIPIGQEDAFKGVVDLVKMKAILWDDDAAMGSNYREEEIPADLLEKAEEYRAKMIEAAAEGDESLMEKYFEEGELTTEEIMRGIKAGCHKMEIIPMVCGTSFKNKGVQTLLDAVVDYLPSPLEVAQIRGTKEDDEEAEVIVNSTDDEPFAGLAFKIMTDPFVGQLTFVRMYRGILESGSYAINTTKGKKERIGRIVKMHANKREEIKALYAGEIGAVVGLKDTTTGDTLCDEKDRVILERMHFPEPVISVAVEPKTKADQEKMGIALGKLAAEDPSFRVHTDEETGQTIISGMGELHLEILVDRMFREFKVEAEVGAPQVAYREAIRNEVNQEYKYAKQSGGRGQFGHVYLRVKPGTPGTGFVFHNEIKGGVIPKEYIPAVEKGCAEAMQKGVLAGYPIEDIEVAVYDGSYHEVDSSEMAFKLAASMGFKEAARKANPCILEPMMKVEVEVPENFMGDVIGDLNRRRGQVNNMGDRSGNKIVNAFVPLSEMFGYSTDLRSATQGRASYSMEFDHYEEVPRNVADEIIKKRNS; this is translated from the coding sequence ATGGCAAGATCCCATAAACTTGAAGACGTAAGAAACATCGGTATCGCCGCTCACATCGACGCGGGTAAAACGACTACTACCGAGCGTATTTTGTTCTACACCGGTATTTCACACAAAATCGGTGAGGTTCACGAAGGTGCCGCCACCATGGACTGGATGGAGCAGGAGCAGGAGCGCGGTATTACGATTACATCGGCTGCGACCACTTGTGAATGGCGCAAAAAACAGATCAACATCATCGACACTCCGGGCCACGTTGACTTCACCATCGAAGTTGAGCGTTCTATGCGTGTTCTTGACGGTGCCGTTGCGGTATTCTGTGCGGTCGGCGGCGTTCAGCCCCAGTCAGAAACAGTATGGCGTCAGGCAAACCGTTACGGTGTTCCCCGTATCGTATATGTCAATAAAATGGACCGTATCGGTGCCGATTTCTACAACGTAGAGAGCCAGATCACCGAGCGTCTTAAAGCGCGTCCGGTTCCCATTCAAATCCCTATCGGTCAGGAAGATGCTTTCAAAGGGGTTGTTGACCTCGTTAAAATGAAAGCTATCCTCTGGGACGACGATGCGGCGATGGGTTCAAACTACCGAGAGGAAGAGATTCCTGCCGATTTGTTGGAGAAAGCCGAAGAGTATCGTGCAAAAATGATCGAAGCGGCGGCCGAGGGTGACGAATCTTTGATGGAGAAATACTTCGAAGAGGGCGAACTGACGACCGAAGAGATCATGCGCGGTATCAAAGCGGGATGTCACAAAATGGAGATCATCCCGATGGTGTGCGGTACGTCGTTCAAAAACAAAGGGGTTCAGACGCTTCTGGATGCCGTTGTCGATTACCTCCCATCACCTCTGGAAGTTGCACAGATCCGCGGTACGAAAGAAGACGACGAGGAAGCCGAAGTTATCGTTAACTCGACTGACGATGAGCCGTTTGCCGGACTGGCGTTCAAAATTATGACCGACCCGTTCGTCGGACAGCTCACCTTCGTACGTATGTACCGCGGTATCCTCGAATCGGGGTCGTACGCGATCAATACCACCAAAGGTAAAAAAGAGCGTATCGGACGTATCGTTAAAATGCACGCGAACAAACGTGAAGAGATCAAAGCGCTCTACGCTGGTGAAATCGGTGCGGTTGTCGGTCTTAAAGACACCACGACGGGTGATACCCTGTGTGACGAGAAAGATCGCGTTATCCTCGAGCGTATGCACTTCCCTGAGCCGGTTATCTCCGTTGCGGTAGAGCCGAAAACGAAAGCCGACCAGGAAAAAATGGGTATCGCTCTGGGTAAACTGGCTGCGGAAGACCCTTCTTTCCGTGTTCACACGGACGAAGAGACAGGTCAGACGATCATCAGCGGTATGGGTGAACTTCACCTCGAGATCCTTGTTGACCGTATGTTCCGTGAGTTCAAAGTCGAAGCGGAAGTGGGTGCTCCTCAGGTAGCGTACCGCGAAGCGATCCGCAACGAAGTCAACCAGGAATACAAATACGCGAAACAATCAGGCGGACGCGGTCAGTTCGGTCACGTTTACCTTCGCGTCAAACCGGGTACTCCGGGAACCGGTTTCGTATTCCACAACGAAATCAAAGGTGGGGTTATTCCGAAAGAGTATATCCCTGCGGTTGAAAAAGGGTGTGCGGAAGCGATGCAAAAAGGTGTCCTCGCCGGTTATCCGATCGAAGATATCGAAGTGGCCGTTTACGACGGTTCGTACCACGAGGTCGACTCATCCGAAATGGCGTTCAAACTTGCCGCTTCTATGGGTTTCAAAGAGGCTGCGCGTAAAGCCAACCCTTGTATCCTTGAGCCGATGATGAAAGTCGAAGTTGAAGTTCCAGAGAACTTCATGGGTGACGTTATCGGTGACCTTAACCGCCGCCGCGGCCAGGTTAAC